One Fusarium falciforme chromosome 1, complete sequence genomic window carries:
- a CDS encoding 6,7-dimethyl-8-ribityllumazine synthase, with protein MSSLKGPSPQHHDGSNLRIAIVHARWNSTIIEPLVTGAKEKLLASGVKESNIVVQSCPGSWELPIAVQRLFSASQIQGTATGGPSATDLLASSTPDLSTLPASSGPFDAIIAVGVLIKGETMHFEYIAESTCQGLMRVQLDTGVPVILGVLTVLTEDQAKARAGVEGKGHNHGEDWGLAAVEMGVKRREWANGTIDG; from the exons ATGTCGTCGCTCAAGGGTCCCTCCCCTCAACACCACGACGGCTCTAACCTGCGCATCGCCATCGTCCACGCCCGCTGGAATTCTACCATCATCGAGCCCCTCGTCACCGGCGCAaaggagaagctcctcgcCAGTGGCGTCAAGGAGTCCAACATTGTTGTCCAGTCTTGCCCCGGCTCTTGGGAGCTTCCCATTGCCGTCCAGCG CCTCTTCTCTGCGTCCCAGATCCAGGGCACTGCTACTGGTGGTCCCTCCGCGACCGACCTTCTCGCCTCGTCGACTCCAGATCTCTCTACTCTCCCTGCGTCTTCGGGCCCCTTTGATGCCATCATTGCCGTTGGCGTTCTCATCAAGGGCGAGACCATGCACTTTGAGTACATCGCCGAGTCTACCTGCCAGGGCCTGATGCGTGTCCAGCTTGACACTGGCGTCCCCGTCATTCTCGGTGTCCTGACCGTTCTCACCGAAGACCAGGCCAAGGCTCGCGCCGGTGTCGAGGGCAAGGGCCACAACCACGGCGAGGACTGGGGCCTGGCCGCCGTTGAGATGGGCGTCAAGAGACGGGAATGGGCCAACGGAACCATTGACGGTTAA